One Marinifilum sp. JC120 genomic window carries:
- a CDS encoding DUF91 domain-containing protein has product MSDIRLFQYNTQQVTELPPKAAPVEKWLQQLIESNMETFLGVRFLATEFSTSKSHGGRIDSLGLDENNCPVIIEYKRHLNENVINQGLFYLDWLMEHQADFQLLVMERLGREVAGKIDWSAPRLLCIAGDFTKYDEYAVQQINRNIELLRYRLFSEDYLMLELVNRTEESKASRPVVVTNGDRSEGHKHNMQQANKQLTELYESLREFILNFGDEVQEKELKWYVAFKKLKNFLCVQVNAGKGDPCLVLTMNVDPYEVELEEGFSRDVTNVGHLGTGNLEVRLRNVDDLAKAKPLIEMSYQNS; this is encoded by the coding sequence ATGTCCGACATCAGACTATTTCAATACAACACCCAGCAGGTAACTGAGCTGCCTCCCAAAGCCGCTCCGGTGGAAAAGTGGCTCCAGCAGCTCATTGAGAGTAATATGGAGACTTTTCTCGGTGTACGCTTCCTCGCTACAGAATTCAGCACCAGCAAGAGCCATGGCGGGCGTATTGATTCACTGGGGCTTGATGAAAACAATTGCCCTGTGATCATCGAATATAAAAGACATCTGAATGAGAACGTCATCAATCAGGGGCTGTTTTATTTAGACTGGCTTATGGAGCATCAAGCGGATTTCCAATTGCTGGTCATGGAGCGTCTTGGGCGGGAGGTTGCTGGGAAGATTGATTGGTCCGCGCCTCGTCTGTTGTGTATAGCCGGAGATTTTACCAAGTATGATGAATATGCCGTCCAGCAGATTAACCGCAATATTGAGTTGTTGCGTTATCGTCTGTTTAGCGAAGATTACTTGATGCTGGAACTTGTGAACCGTACTGAGGAAAGTAAGGCGTCTCGTCCCGTTGTTGTGACCAATGGTGATAGGTCTGAAGGGCATAAGCACAATATGCAACAAGCCAATAAGCAACTGACTGAGCTTTATGAATCTTTGCGGGAATTCATTTTGAATTTTGGCGATGAAGTGCAGGAGAAAGAGCTGAAGTGGTATGTCGCTTTCAAGAAATTAAAGAATTTTCTGTGCGTTCAGGTAAATGCCGGGAAAGGCGATCCTTGCTTGGTTTTGACCATGAACGTCGATCCATACGAAGTTGAACTCGAAGAAGGATTCAGCCGCGATGTTACTAACGTCGGGCATTTGGGAACGGGTAATCTTGAAGTTCGTTTGAGGAACGTTGATGACCTTGCGAAGGCCAAGCCACTTATCGAGATGAGTTACCAGAATAGCTAA